A region from the Fusarium musae strain F31 chromosome 1, whole genome shotgun sequence genome encodes:
- the GCN5_1 gene encoding histone acetyltransferase (EggNog:ENOG41), whose protein sequence is MSEENGKRKAEEEPSSPTPSKRIKQDDSAEPSEKKPEIKRIPFPEKPAVIEERNGEIEFRVVNNDNERESLIILTGLKCIFQKQLPKMPKDYIARLVYDRTHLSIAIVKKPLEVVGGITYRPFKGRRFAEIVFCAISSDQQVKGYGAHLMSHLKDYVKATSDVMHFLTYADNYAIGYFKKQGFTKEITLDKKVWMGYIKDYEGGTIMQCSMLPRIRYLEMGRMLLKQKECVQAKIRAYSKSHNIHAPPKEWKNGITEINPLDIPAIRASGWSPDMDELARQPRHGPNYNQLLHLLNDLQNHNSAWPFLVPVNRDDVADYYEVIKEPMDLSTMESKLEADQYLTPEDFIKDAKLVFDNCRKYNNESTPYAKSANKLEKYMWQQIKAIPEWSHLEPER, encoded by the exons ATGTCAGAAGAAA ACGGCAAGCGCAAAGCCGAGGAGGAGCCATCGTCTCCTACCCCATCGAAGCGCATCAAGCAAGATGACTCGGCTGAGCCTTCGGAGAAGAAGCCGGAGATCAAGAGGATTCCTTTCCCCGAAAAG CCCGCCGTCATCGAAGAGCGCAATGGCGAAATCGAATTCCGAGTAgtcaacaacgacaacgagCGCGAATCACTCATCATCTTAACCGGACTCAAGTGTATCTTTCAAAAACAACTTCCCAAAATGCCTAAGGATTATATTGCGCGACTAGTTTACGACCGAACACATTTATCGATTGCCATCGTTAAGAAGCCCCTTGAAGTTGTTGGAGGAATCACATATCGCCCGTTCAAGGGTCGCCGTTTCGCCGAGATTGTCTTCTGTGCCATTAGTTCTGACCAGCAAGTCAAGGGTTACGGTGCCCATCTCATGTCGCACTTGAAGGATTATGTCAAGGCGACAAGCGACGTGATGCATTTCCTCACTTATGCCGACAACTACGCTATTGGTTACTTCAAAAAGCAGGGGTTCACCAAGGAAATCACCCTCGACAAGAAGGTATGGATGGGGTACATCAAAGATTATGAAGGCGGTACGATTATGCAGTGCTCGATGCTGCCGCGGATTCGATATCTCGAAATGGGTCGCATGCTCCTTAAGCAGAAAGAATGCGTCCAAGCCAAGATCCGCGCTTACTCCAAATCACACAATATCCATGCTCCGCCGAAGGAGTGGAAGAATGGAATCACCGAGATCAACCCTCTCGATATCCCTGCCATTCGAGCATCAGGATGGTCTCCTGATATGGACGAGCTCGCCCGCCAACCTCGTCACGGCCCCAACTACAACCAACTTCTCCACTTACTCAACGATCTACAGAACCACAACTCAGCCTGGCCATTCCTTGTGCCTGTTAACCGCGACGATGTGGCCGACTACTACGAAGTCATCAAGGAGCCTATGGATCTTAGTACGATGGAGAGCAAACTTGAGGCCGACCAGTACCTCACGCCTGAAGATTTCATCAAGGACGCCAAGCTTGTTTTCGACAACTGCAGAAAGTACAATAATGAGAGCACTCCTTATGCGAAGTCGGCGAACAAGCTCGAAAAGTATATGTGGCAGCAGATCAAGGCGATTCCTGAGTGGTCACATCTGGAGCCTGAGAGATAG
- a CDS encoding hypothetical protein (EggNog:ENOG41~BUSCO:EOG092648O6), translated as MDSSLHEVWQAAAGSPFFPTVSKGSQFWVAFSLLLLGFSLTGVFALNRTLVNVPVLGIPASIAIAHNLEMAPDAQPIFRAVATSTRPLYQLLRCINFAPRVHVQITEDGVRFAADHARVMQGVAFLDKALFSSYTANLPAQDGDNPLELPNFQLSLSSVLEVLQIFGAVDVATRAQKADQDPYRSNLRNYRPDAFSNQTLGISGTCTLQYSQEGDPFKITIEESGVKTTASLTTYLPEIPDDIPFDRNDLSFKIIMQSRTLLDSMAEISPTAPTKLTITTTKTSPFLSLAGVGDLGSSGVDFARGRDLLETFNVQERWSQAYKFDFIKNSTEAMRIATKVSLRGDGQGVLSLQFMVDIEGGKRSFLDFRFVPFISHDEDDDEDDEAEEAGEVD; from the exons ATGGATTCTTCGCTGCATGAGGTCtggcaagctgctgctggcagTCCCTTCTTCCCTACTGTGAGCAAAGGAAGCCAGTTCTGGGTCGCCTTTTCTTTGCTCCTCCTCGGATTCTCTCTCACCGGTGTATTTGCCCTCA ACCGCACACTCGTCAACGTACCTGTACTAGGCATTCCagcctccatcgccatcgc TCACAATCTCGAAATGGCTCCAGACGCTCAGCCAATCTTCCGCGCAGTTGCGACTTCGACCAGGCCACTGTATCAACTTCTCAGGTGCATCAACTTTGCACCGAGAGTTCACGTTCAAATTACAGAGGATGGCGTTCGTTTCGCTGCTGACCATGCACGGGTGATGCAAG GAGTTGCATTCCTCGATAAagctctcttctcatcatataCAGCCAATCTCCCTGCTCAGGATGGCGATAACCCGCTCGAGCTTCCTAATTTTCAACTTTCATTATCTTCTGTTCTCGAAGTACTCCAGATTTTTGGAGCCGTAGATGTAGCCACACGGGCACAAAAAGCAGACCAGGATCCTTATCGCAGCAATCTTCGGAACTATCGGCCTGATGCTTTCAGTAACCAAACTCTCGGTATTTCTGGCACCTGTACCCTGCAGTACAGCCAAGAGGGTGATCCATTCAAGATCACCATCGAGGAGTCTGGCGTTAAGACAACGGCATCATTGACAACCTATCTACCAGAAATACCTGATGATATTCCATTTGACCGCAATGATCTGTCCTTCAAAATCATTATGCAATCTCGAACACTACTCGATTCTATGGCGGAGATTTCTCCAACAGCTCCGACGAAGCTAACTATCACAACTACCAAAACCTCGCCATTTCTATCTCTTGCTGGTGTCGGAGATCTTGGAAGCTCAGGAGTGGACTTCGCCCGTGGAAGAGACCTTCTCGAAACCTTCAACGTTCAGGAACGCTGGTCTCAGGCGTACAAGTTTGACTTTATCAAGAATTCAACAGAAGCAATGCGGATAGCCACTAAGGTTAGTTTACGAGGGGATGGTCAGGGGGTGCTGAGTCTGCAATTCATGGTAGATATTGAAGGTGGCAAGCGAAGCTTCTTGGACTTTCGGTTCGTTCCATTCATCTCGcacgatgaggacgatgatgaagatgatgaggcaGAGGAGGCTGGCGAAGTAGACTAG